The sequence ggacgcctccctattcacctcagtcaaatggggtggccgaaagaaagaactgtactctaactgatttggttaacgccatgttagacacatcaggtctctccaaggcatggtgggagAGGCAATATTGACTACATTTCATGTCCTAAACTGAGTTCCCataaagaacaaagagataactccgttcgacaatgggagaagaaaaggttaaagctctcttatctatgaacctggggttgtttggtgaaagtcaatgtgccaataccaaagaagcggaagctgggaccaaaaactgtggaCTGTGTTTCcgtgggatatgcttttcatagcattggttatagattcttggttgtaaaatctgaggtacctgacatgcatgtcggtacgatcatggagtcgaatgatgcgacttttttgaacatatctttcccatgaaggatatggctacctcatctaatcaagagatgactagttcatcgaatcaggaaccagttacaattactgaacttgccatttcgatggaacactttgaaaatcctgtggaggagaacaatgaagttcctactaggagcacgATACAGAGGATTACAAAGTCCTTTGgggatgattttcttgtgtatctcatagatgacactcccatttctaggcctatgcatctgaggatgctgactactggaaggaagcggtctgtagtgagatggattccatcttggcaaatgaaacctgggagatcactgatcgtccttacgggtgcaaacctatagggtgcaaatgggtattcaagaagaagcttaggcctgatggtactattgaaaagtacaaggcacagCTCGTgcccaagggttatacccaaaaggaaggtgaagacttctttgatacttactcacatgtgcctcgactgaccactattcgagtactactttcattagctgcctcacatggtcttcttgttcatcaaatggatgttaagactgctttagtcaatggagagttggatgaggaaatttatatggaacaaccagatgggtttgtagtagatggtcaggaaggaaaagtgtgcaagttgatgaagtctttgtatggacttaagcaagcacccaagcagtggcatgagaagtttggaAGAACTTCAACAGctacaggctttgttgtaaacaaagctgataaatgtgtgtactacCGCCATGGTGGGGCGAGGGATTTATcatttgcttgtatgttgatgcaTACTGATTTCGGAACAAATctaaatgttattaaggaggtcaaggatttcctatctcactattttgagatgaaggattcaggagtggctgatgtcattctgaaaatcaagttgttgagagacgatgatggtgggattacattgcttcaatctcactatgtggaaaagatcttggggagatttggctatagtgactgcaaaccctctccaacaccatatgatgctagcgtgttgcttcgaaagaatcaaagaattgctagagatcaattgaaatattctcagattattggcttgctTATGTACTCAGCcaatgctacaagacctgacatctcttttgctgttagcaaattgagtcggtttgtctcaaaaccaggagatgtgcattggaaagctctagagagagttttgtgctatttgaaaggcactgcgaattatggaattcactacactgggcacccaagggtgcttgaagggtataatgactcaaactggatctcagatgctgatgagataaaggccacgagcggatatgtattcactcatggaggtagcgctgtttcttggaagtcttgcaagcagaccaacttaacgaggtcaacaatgaaagcagaactcacagcactagatacaactacggtcgaagcagattggcttcgtcgactcttgaatgacttgtcggttgtcgagaaacctgtaccgggtatccttatgaactgcgacaatcaaaccgtgatcacgaaagtgagtggttcaaaggataacatgaagtcgtcaagacacgttcagagaaggttaaagtctgtcaggaaaatgaaaaacttcggagttattgcattggattatatccaaacgtctaaaaatctggcagatccttttactaagggtatATCACGTAaagtgatagataatgcatcgaaggagatgggtatgagacccgcaatatgagttgttcatagtggtaacctagtctatgtgaCCGGAGATctcgtgaattagatgtggaagacaagttgttggtcaactgagaaaagagtatccttactgttaacaataccactccatgaagatgcaatactcccCTAAATCTGTATGGCAGGTTGATATATATCTTAATGtattctaagtggctcatttaagcaaAGATGTTGTcatgcagaacatcttttgaagaacacacctatatgagtctgattgtcaaacatcgcaatctatgagagtagggttctctctagtaaactcataaaaggtcacggagtatgacgcataagcaccacccacggggaagacccacagtagcctagtatcggtcaaggctttgtgtgaagctatATTCACAGAAAACTTGAAGTTACGGGCCCaatccactgttcaagttgcttattagtgtagcatagagttcgaGGTGGAAATTCAACTTAATAGTCTCCACTACAATACGGGTATATAAaatagtgttttggaaccaaaggcaaattttgtatGTGTCTCGGATCTGGTGGGGGGTTGCTGAAATTTTATCTATTTATGGGTCATCCCAATAAAAAttttagaaattcctaataaatcttagaggcccacttagcccattcgtgcaaggcaaggggcgctactaaagtttagtcccacattgctagtttagatggagctggacctctttataagggaggttttttcgccacatgtataagcatgagaataagagggacatccacacacgctcctcctctgccgcccaaCATGCcacgcctcgccgcgccgcgccgcgggttgcgggaatgagccgatatCTAATTTTTTGCCaagcacgacgggtatacgaaaggtcacgtgggagctgaaacgtttttctgtagtggacactgaatccgaACGACGCACCataacttcttcttcctctcgtcaccggttccaatctctgagctgatgtgtcttcctcatcccgtcttgcggcgtgcaccgcgagtcgggacagtaggcctccgaaaccgcacctctttgagtcctgcacgggagaagggtgatagggtatttggggagcgctccgcgcgattactgacttcttcgtcacggacgccccagactccgacgactacttccccgatgacGAGTTCTTcgccgacgtcgacaacctccttgacaacatggctggcgaggacaccgacccgaGACCGGTGCTTCTGCTCCCGTTCCGTACGTTCTCATACTCTTTCTGTTAGAGGTTCTGCCACAACTTCTTGTTCTAGTGTCCGTTCTAGATGTGTTCGGttctagttcatatatgcagatggtattatcttctctctgtcagattgcatgacttgctttatctctactatattagtcatgcgtTATCTACTGTTTTTGTTAATAAAATTATTCGGTAAATggctcatatttccaacagcaaaggAGTCTCCAGGTGTCTCGACGACTGGCGACCACCGAGGACGGCAAGGACAGGGTGTCCGGCAGCTGGGCGCCCCACAGGGCAAAAATGCTACACCCACGTATGAATCCTACTTAACCTTACGTACTTTCCTTTCTACACCAATCAACTTTCCCCCCCTGTTTTCAGGTGGGCCCGCGCGCCCTTAATGACTAATGATAGTCCTTCAAATCAGCCTCTACGTAACATTACGTAAATAAATTACGTAGATGTGGCATTGCTGCCCCGCAGGGTCTCTCATGCATCTTGCTACGGAGGGAGGCCATCGCCACAAGACCATCGCCAGTGCAACGACCGACCGTCGCCGAACACCGCCCAATCATATAGCACTAGTTACAAAACAAATGATGGACGCACTTTGTGGACCCATCCAGAAGACCCACGCATCATTCGGAGGTCGTCTgtggcaaaataaacaaagaccACTTTACTACTCACTCCTCTGTCCTCACACACATAGAGGTCGACTTTGCTTTGGTCTCCATCGATCTTTCTCAGTAGCAGAGCAATGGCCACCCACGCTCTCGTCTCCATCGCCGTGCTCCTCGCCGTCTGTGCCGCCCCGGGAGCGCTCGCTCAGACGGTGCAGGTCTGGTTCCAATGCTCGCCGGCGAACTACACCGCGGGGAGCACCTACGGGGCCAGCGTCCGCGGTGTGCTCAGGGACgtggtcgccgccgccggccgctccAGCGACGGCTACGCTACCGCGTTTCGCAGTCAGCAGGTGAAGGGTGGCGCGCCGTACGGGCTGGCCTTGTGCTACGCGGACGCCGGCCCGCCGGAGGTGTGCCGGCTGTGCCTGCGCATGGCGGCCGGGAACGTGACGCTGGCGTGCCCGCGCGCTGCGTCCGCCACCATGATGTACAACAACTGCCTGCTCCGGTACGTGGACCCGGCGGCGGACGGGAGGGAGCTCGCGCGGCCGGAGCCGGACACGGAGCAGAGATTCTCCTTCTACAACAACAACATGACCAGCGCCGGCGAGGCCGACAGGTACAGCGCCGCGCTCAATCGGCTAATGGACCGCCTCGCTCCTGCCGCCGCCGAGGCTGGAGCGAACGGCCGGCCGCGTCCGCTTGCCGCGTTCGGGCAGACCAATATCACCGCCGACGAGAGCCTTTACGGGTTCGCGCAGTGTGTGGCGGGCCTGTCCCCCGCCGActgccgcctctgcctccagagCATCGCCGCGTCGTTGCCCATGTAAGTACTAGTATTATTTTGATCGATCGCACGCGTTCATCTACGTCGTAGAGCTGCCTGCTGCCGGCCGGCGGCGTATGAGGACTGACACCACGGccggacatgcatgcatgcatgtatactcTGTATGCGTAGGACAAAAGGAGGGCGGGCCTACTCGCTGACATGCTACACGAGGTTCGAGGTGGTGCCCTTCTACATGCCGCCCAACACAACCAGGATCGTCGTGgctccggcgccggcgccgtcgTCCCCCTCAACAGGTGAGTTAAATGTGAACTAGCTTCATTAATGAATTGTTGGTGGGAAAGCGATGTACTACATGGTGAGGTCAGGTGAGTGAGTGAGGTCGTGGTCTTTCGCTACGTCTTGATCGATCGACCGATCGGGTGCGATCATAAATTCTCGGCCCTCGTGATTAAAGCGGCAAGCTGGTCCCCTGAAAGGAATTCATTCACTGAATGAATCGAAACAGCGGCAGAACGTACAACCAGCCCGTGTGAGACGCTTGCTTGACTGGGGCGGTGGCGTCAACGTAGAATGAAGAAGCTTTGCAATAACTGATTAATACATGCAACTATATAATGCACCCGTTACAAAATATATAATGTATCCGGGAAGTAGTCTATTAGATTCAGTTTTTGAAAGATTCCCTCAAAAAAAGATTAAGTTTTTGAAAGTGAAATTTTGATCAAGTTTTTTTAGAGTGTTATCAACATCTAGAATACCAGATcaatatcattaatttcatcatgAAATGTATTTTTATATAATGTATATTTAGTATTGTAGATATAGATATTGTTCTCTATAAACTTGATTAATGTTTATGAAGTCTGACATTTGGGAAACTATAAATGCACATTATATAATATGAAATGGACGAAGTAGCATTTATCTGTTGTAAAATGTATCATATATATTCATACACAGTTCGACCAAGAATCGCCGTAATTAACCACAAGTTTTCTTGTTGCAGCTTCTAAGCGTGGCAAGTTGGGCATAATTGTGGCAGGTATCACTTCAAAGCCCTTCCATCCCCTTCTAACCGACAAGTTGAGCAACAAAAGGATGTCTTTTTCCCTGATTACCTTGTACATATGCTGGTTTTCATACAATTACATAATGATATATATCTTGTCAAAATAATTACTTGCTGAAAAGTAATTATACATTTTTTTTGTTCCAGTTTCAGCGGTTGCAATAATTGTTTTGGTCACGACGTGCTCCATTATTGCTGTGAAGATTCACAGAAGTGGAAGATCTCCATTTCCATCGTTGACAGGAAAGGACTACAACGACCGACGGGACAACATCAAAGAAATATTGGGCAACTACGGCTCACTAGCTCCCAGGAGGTACAAATTCTCACACCTCAAGAAAATAACCAAATCATTTGGTGAAAAGCTAGGGGAGGGTAGCTATGGCATGGTATACAAGGGCACCCTACCAAATGGCGGCCATGTCGCTGTCAAGTTCCTTCATGACACGACCGGAAATGGAGAAGAATTTGTAAATGAGGTCATCAGCATTAGAAGGACATCCCACGTCAATGTTGTCACTCTGCTTGGTTTCTGTTTGGAAGGTTCAAAGAGAGCTCTCATCTATGATTATATGCCTAATGGGTCACTCGACAAATTCATCTACACCGAGAATTCGAAACAAGCTCTTGGATGGGAGACACTATATGGGATCGCAACGGGCATCGCGAGAGGATTGGAGTATCTTCACCGAGGGTGTAACACACGAATCATACACTTTGACATCAAGCCCCAAAACATCCTCCTAGACCAGGACTTCGTCCCGAAGATCGCCGATTTTGGTCTGGCGAAGTTGTGCAACCCCAAGGAGAGCTACCTATTGTCGATGGATGGCATGAGGGGTACAGTCGGGTTCATCGCGCCTGAGGTCTTCTCGAGGCGGTTCGGGGTCGTGTCGACAAAGTCGGATGTGTACAGCTTCGGGATGGTGCTCTTGGAAATGGTCGGTGGAAGGAGAAACTTGCGAGCAAGTGTTGAGAGGGAAAGTGAGGTGTACTTCCCGGATTGGGCTCACAGTCACCTCGCACAATTTGGGAGCTTGCAACCATTTGACTTGGGATTTGATGGACCTGAAGAGATCGCGAAGAAGATGGCCACTATCGGGCTGTGGTGCATACAGATCTCACCGGCGTCTCGCCCGACGATGAGCAAGGTTCTGGAAATGTTTGAGAAGAGCGCAGATGAACTTGAGATACCGCCAAAGCAGTTCATCTACTCACCTATACAGTGAGTTTTTTATCACTCCCTATTTATGTTGAAATGTTCGTTTTGCAGATAACTATTTGCGGTTAGCACTAGATTTAACTCGCTTTCTAATTCCATCTGCACAGTGATGACTCGGATGAACTACAGAACCAGAGCCGAGTTTCTACGGACACTAGCAGAACTAGCTAGCTAGGCCAGTTCCTGGGTTAGATGAAGTACCTCAAGCATGGCGAGTTGCCATGGACATTGTTTCGCAAGTCTCAAGGGAGGACAAGAAGAATAAATATTAAGTAGTGCCCACTAGTTACAGATCCTCTGTTGCGTTTCAAGGCTAATAAGCTCAGGTGATAGCCGGTCGACCTTCTGCGTGTGACAAAAAAGACTGTCCATTCAGTTATAATATTGTAAACAGCCAACGTTTGGTAGTTTAGACTTCAGACACGTACGGATATTCCAACATTTGGTTCACCGCTCCTACCTTCCATACTGAAATCACGTATTAGTAATTAAACAGCTTAGGGCAATCGCAAAAAGAAAATTTAAACAGCTTAAGGCATATCCAAGGCGGATTCGTAAACCTACCATAACTGTCCGGACCGCGTTGTCCAGATCGTGAAAGCCATCCAATGGCAACCTATATCGGTCCGCGGGATGGTCCGGACGCGATTTCTACCGCAAAACAGAGACAAAAGTGGAGGAGATTTGCGAGAGTCCGAACCACTCGCAAGCCCGCTTCTTATCGCTCTGGCCCACCAAAACACATCACCCGACCCTCGTGTGCTTTCCTTCTGATGCACGCACCGCTTACCGCACAGCATTCATGCGGGCCCAGAGCACGCGGAGGCCGGCATTGATTGCGCTGACACATGTGACCTCTCGGCCGCTTCAATGGGGACGCAGGTACCCGAGGAACTAACACTGGCCACTGCGCCGCATTTAAGCCGCACTCGAGCTGTTGTGAAAATATATGCAGCTAGCGTTGGATGTCaacctcccgcatccgtgtctAGGGATTGGTCCCAACCTGTCCGCGGACGGATACGGAAGGTTTTTTACGCGttgcggctggagatgcccttagggttGCAATGCCAGCCAAACCTTAGACAACAACTTTTCAGTGTAGATGCACCACCATATACTCCATTATGTACGCATTTTAACAAATCCATCCACCCATTCAGGTTTTAGCAAAACCATTCAGCGGGACGTGCTACTGGAGAAGAGACCGAGGGACCCGTTTAGTTTGTGAGTAAATTTGCCTTAGTTTATGACACCTAAGATCAAATAAGTTTGATCAATTTAGAAAGGTGTTTGGTTCAAATCTCGCCTTAGACAAAATACTTTTTTGCCACACCAGGGCCTCACATCACACACTCAAAAAGTGTTGCAAGGGCAACCTACTATTACAAGTCTTTCTCTCCCCTCTCGCAATGTGACTAGGGCAAGGCCTTCCTCCCCTCAATCTTCACCGGCAAGCCTGTGAATTCGCCCTTGCTCTGCTTGCCACTCCAGCGGCCAGTTTTGGAAGGGGGGTCCTGGACTCCTGGTGccttgctctggctagtagatatGTTACGGTTTTAGTCTTCGTAGGGGTGGCGCTCGGGCCAATGGCGGTGCTTCATCTTTAAGTCGGTCATCGATCCGGTCTCCGATCCTCCTCAAGTTTGTCTTTTGAAAAAAAAGCAAGTGGGAGCATGATAACATTTCTAATACTTTATGTGTCTAGGTGGCAGTTCGTGGTGCGGCTATAAAGAGTTTATCACTATAGAGgggtcttttttcttcttcttctttttttcttttgggtgtaattggtatcttcgtgATATTAATATATTTCTTTTATCCTAAAAAGAACTTCTGGAAGGATTTCGATCATCAGGCTGCCCAGTTCTGCCCGAcatgagtctcgggggctactgcacaTCAGTTTGATCTAGTTATAAGCGTCCGAGGAGGACTTCAATCCTTATTTTCAAACTGATCTGAGTGGGGGGCTAATGGATTGGCGGTTTTGCAATAAGAGCTACTACTCGAGAAGATATTGATCGCCAACCCGACCACTTCTGCCCGGCCTGAGCCTAGGGGGGATACTGCACCAATTAATGTTTTTTGCTAATAAGTCTAAATTAAATGACTCGCAACCCAGCTGATGTCAAGCTAGACTGTGGCTCGGGAACTAGCATACGCGTGTTAGGTTAAAGCTACATGGCTCATGGAGCAAAATGGATTTAGTGCCGATCAGCACTTTGAGGGCTATGGCTATACAGCATGCAGAAATTACAATTAAGGACAGTAAAATCGTGCCTAAAGCGAGCCCTCTCAGCAATTTGAGCTCCTGACCGTCCGTTGTCCTGATCTGGTTGTTTCTGGTCGTCCATCTCCCTTAGCACTCCGTCTCTGGTTCAATGGGCCAGTTGTCCTTGGGGGACGCTACTCCGGTAGAAAAATCGGTGTATTCATGTTGATCGGGCCTATCCAGCACGGTTGACGGCCCAGTTAACCAATGTCAGTCAATCAAACGTGAATGCCCTCTCCTCTCTTGTCTCTCACCTCTGCACCGACTATCTCCTGGCCGTCACCTAAAAAAAAgactatctcctggcttcctcccAAACCCTACCTACCCCAATTCCTCCGCCGGCCGCCACCCGCTTGACTCTCTCCACCTCTCCGTCTACTCCGCTTCCGCCTGTACGGTGCCGCCTCTCCCTCTCCATCCAATCGTCTCTCCCTCTCTGGCGTGGACTAGCGGCGCTAGCTTCCAAGGGGATTTGGTCTCGGCGGCTCGGCAGGGAGACAGCAACCGGCTACGCCAGGAACCCTAGCGCCTACTCGCAGCATAGGGCGATGGCGGGCGGCAGACTGGGCACACCGGCGTCGAGTGACGGCAGCGGCACGCAAGCACGGGCGCGTGATACAACCTCCAGGTCACAAGTCGCAACCCACACTCTCCTCCCTATCCCTCTTCTCCAGGCACCATGTTCAGACGTGACTGCAAGGCTCCATGTAGGTAGATGTTTACGTACTATAGCTTCACACCATTAATTTCATTTAATTTCTTGATTGTAAGTTTTGTACAAACTGAATCTAGGAACAAATGCAAAAATATTTCACTATGAAAACTGAATCTAGGAGTACAAAATTTAGCATCCTTCCTCGTTCACCCCTGTTCTGAAATGGTTTCACACGGTTCAGATTCAATGGATGGTCGAGGATTAATTTCATGGTTCTATGGTGTGATGTCTAGCTAGCAATTGGAAAAAACAATTAGTCAATGAATTGAAGCAGTCTTGTTTGCAAGTGTACCACCTTCTATGTTCTTAAAGAAAAGGATTTGACTTCTCTAGCTCTGCAAGTCTTGTTTGAACATCATCATACAAAGATTGTACTCGGCGCTTGATTGACATGCATGTCATCACTTATGAGAAGTCATATtcactactccctccatttttatatacaaggccgcTATGGAATATACATTTTGCACCTATACAAGGCCATCAACAATAATCGAGGCAAAATTAATGATATTTTCTCGTACTAGCAACATGTTTAAtagttgcatgcatgcagtcatatTGACAGTCAACTAGTTCCTCCACTCAGTTTTCTTGCATGCATGTTGGgtattaatgatcccagtaaaCGAAAAGAAAGGCTGACTAGCAaaggagacactacaaaaaaatacacttccatgatgatacgtgtttgtcacagtagatcgcgttctttgtcatgcatgtacatccatgacaaatttatgacagaatcaagatagtcatacctgtgctgtcgtagaagtgttccatgacattaccaaaattatcatcacggaagtgtccacttccatgacgataaatcgcgcgtcacagaagtgctttcgtaaagggtgaccaacacgtggcatccaccgtaacggaacgccgttaagctatcgggtcgggttttggatccgataacccgttaacagccccgaccaatgggaaatttccacgtgtaaaattctgattggccgaagggaacacctgtcagctcgtcagtgggccagatgtcgcccgtccattgcaGGAGACATGACTATGGTACGTTGACACGTggttgggcccaacagaggcccatataggttaaaaaggcaggcctagtcaaaggcccgtagaacttaatcaggtactagtgggccagcccaataacggcctgcttaataaaggcccatttacagcctgaaaccagatctggcccgttaattgttcgcccaatatttgggcccatttgcggcccgaagccagatctggcccgttaattgttcgccgaatattcgggcccaactacagcccagtgactttcggcctgttagaggcctgatgtagacatgggcccatttcagcccggtgtgactttcggcatgggaatggcccgtgcttcccatgggccatatatggtctgacgggacatcgggcccactaacggcccgtgctaaaggtggcaacagttaagcccaacgtcactttgggcctgttaaaggcctgtcgcgtaattaggctcgttgatgcctgtactaagctttcggcctcttacaggcccatgatatcagtgggccaactaaggcccgagatatgtttcaacctggtaacggcccgtgagctaactgggcccataacgg comes from Triticum aestivum cultivar Chinese Spring chromosome 5B, IWGSC CS RefSeq v2.1, whole genome shotgun sequence and encodes:
- the LOC123112516 gene encoding LEAF RUST 10 DISEASE-RESISTANCEUS RECEPTOR-LIKE PROTEIN KINASE-like 2.4 isoform X2, giving the protein MATHALVSIAVLLAVCAAPGALAQTVQVWFQCSPANYTAGSTYGASVRGVLRDVVAAAGRSSDGYATAFRSQQVKGGAPYGLALCYADAGPPEVCRLCLRMAAGNVTLACPRAASATMMYNNCLLRYVDPAADGRELARPEPDTEQRFSFYNNNMTSAGEADRYSAALNRLMDRLAPAAAEAGANGRPRPLAAFGQTNITADESLYGFAQCVAGLSPADCRLCLQSIAASLPMTKGGRAYSLTCYTRFEVVPFYMPPNTTRIVVAPAPAPSSPSTASKRGKLGIIVAVSAVAIIVLVTTCSIIAVKIHRSGRSPFPSLTGKDYNDRRDNIKEILGNYGSLAPRRYKFSHLKKITKSFGEKLGEGSYGMVYKGTLPNGGHVAVKFLHDTTGNGEEFVNEVISIRRTSHVNVVTLLGFCLEGSKRALIYDYMPNGSLDKFIYTENSKQALGWETLYGIATGIARGLEYLHRGCNTRIIHFDIKPQNILLDQDFVPKIADFGLAKLCNPKESYLLSMDGMRGTVGFIAPEVFSRRFGVVSTKSDVYSFGMVLLEMVGGRRNLRASVERESEVYFPDWAHSHLAQFGSLQPFDLGFDGPEEIAKKMATIGLWCIQISPASRPTMSKVLEMFEKSADELEIPPKQFIYSPIQ
- the LOC123112516 gene encoding LEAF RUST 10 DISEASE-RESISTANCEUS RECEPTOR-LIKE PROTEIN KINASE-like 2.4 isoform X1, which encodes MATHALVSIAVLLAVCAAPGALAQTVQVWFQCSPANYTAGSTYGASVRGVLRDVVAAAGRSSDGYATAFRSQQVKGGAPYGLALCYADAGPPEVCRLCLRMAAGNVTLACPRAASATMMYNNCLLRYVDPAADGRELARPEPDTEQRFSFYNNNMTSAGEADRYSAALNRLMDRLAPAAAEAGANGRPRPLAAFGQTNITADESLYGFAQCVAGLSPADCRLCLQSIAASLPMTKGGRAYSLTCYTRFEVVPFYMPPNTTRIVVAPAPAPSSPSTASKRGKLGIIVAVSAVAIIVLVTTCSIIAVKIHRSGRSPFPSLTGKDYNDRRDNIKEILGNYGSLAPRRYKFSHLKKITKSFGEKLGEGSYGMVYKGTLPNGGHVAVKFLHDTTGNGEEFVNEVISIRRTSHVNVVTLLGFCLEGSKRALIYDYMPNGSLDKFIYTENSKQALGWETLYGIATGIARGLEYLHRGCNTRIIHFDIKPQNILLDQDFVPKIADFGLAKLCNPKESYLLSMDGMRGTVGFIAPEVFSRRFGVVSTKSDVYSFGMVLLEMVGGRRNLRASVERESEVYFPDWAHSHLAQFGSLQPFDLGFDGPEEIAKKMATIGLWCIQISPASRPTMSKVLEMFEKSADELEIPPKQFIYSPIHDDSDELQNQSRVSTDTSRTS